One Candidatus Zixiibacteriota bacterium genomic region harbors:
- a CDS encoding ABC transporter ATP-binding protein/permease translates to MKRLLIYLKPYRKYVILAAILLLVGSALQLLGPVLIKYAIDNYIATKDVQGLGKICAGYFVLLVLSFLLTWAQIYAMEWVGQMTVYNMRMQLFSHLQTLNLKFYDRNPVGRILTRVTSDINALNDLLSSGVVTIIGDVVVLVGIVGFMLAIDFKLALVTLTVLPLLIFAAFMFRAKVRETYREVRRYIAQLNAFIQEHISGMTVVQYFVQEAKVLRKFKDINHKLMKQNHRSVLYYAVFFPLVRVLSAVSLALIIWYGGGEVIQGALTFGTLVAFTQYVERFYRPIMDLSEKYNILQSAMASAERVFRLLDTKPDFTDSISPVDWNDCEGSVRFENVSFAYNDSEWVLKDISFDIKPGEKVAIVGATGAGKTTISGLLMRFYDNQKGTILLDNTDIRKYSMERVRKQIGLVLQDVFLFSGEIEKNIRLGDKSITDDKLKQAASDVNLDRFVKSLPDGYKFKIGERGVSLSVGQKQLLSFARALAHDPRILILDEATSSVDTETEMLIQQALDRLMENRTSIIIAHRLSTIKKVDRILVLHKGCLRESGTHAELLENRGIYWKLYQLQYQLQNGIVPTGREA, encoded by the coding sequence ATGAAGCGCCTGCTCATTTACCTGAAGCCATACAGGAAGTACGTAATCCTTGCGGCGATCCTGCTTCTTGTTGGGTCAGCACTGCAGTTGCTCGGACCGGTTCTTATCAAGTATGCAATCGACAACTACATCGCTACGAAAGATGTCCAGGGTCTTGGCAAAATCTGCGCTGGCTATTTTGTGCTGCTTGTCCTGAGCTTCCTGTTAACATGGGCTCAGATTTATGCCATGGAATGGGTCGGTCAGATGACAGTGTACAACATGCGAATGCAGCTTTTCTCTCATTTGCAAACGCTAAACCTGAAATTCTATGACAGAAATCCTGTCGGGAGAATTCTGACACGAGTAACCAGCGACATAAATGCGCTCAATGATTTGCTCTCCTCCGGCGTGGTCACAATAATCGGCGATGTGGTGGTTCTGGTAGGAATCGTCGGATTTATGCTCGCGATTGACTTCAAACTTGCCCTGGTAACATTGACCGTACTGCCTCTGCTGATTTTTGCGGCCTTTATGTTCCGTGCCAAGGTGCGCGAGACATACCGCGAAGTGCGGCGGTATATAGCACAACTGAACGCATTCATTCAGGAGCACATCTCGGGAATGACTGTGGTGCAGTATTTCGTGCAGGAAGCCAAAGTCCTTCGCAAATTCAAGGATATAAACCACAAGCTAATGAAACAGAACCACAGATCGGTGCTCTACTATGCCGTCTTCTTCCCGCTGGTGAGAGTCTTGAGCGCGGTGTCGCTTGCTCTGATTATCTGGTACGGCGGGGGCGAAGTGATCCAGGGTGCGCTGACATTCGGAACATTGGTCGCGTTTACACAATATGTTGAACGATTCTACCGGCCTATCATGGACCTCTCCGAAAAATACAACATTCTTCAGTCTGCGATGGCCTCTGCCGAACGAGTTTTCAGGTTGCTCGACACCAAGCCTGACTTCACCGATTCGATTTCGCCGGTGGACTGGAATGATTGCGAGGGCTCAGTCAGATTCGAAAACGTTTCGTTCGCGTACAACGATTCCGAATGGGTTCTCAAGGATATCTCATTTGACATTAAGCCGGGTGAAAAAGTCGCCATAGTCGGCGCGACCGGGGCGGGCAAAACTACGATATCAGGACTTCTGATGAGGTTCTACGACAACCAGAAAGGGACGATCCTGCTGGACAACACGGATATTAGAAAATACTCGATGGAGCGTGTCCGCAAGCAGATCGGACTGGTTCTGCAGGATGTATTTCTCTTTTCCGGTGAAATAGAGAAAAATATCAGACTTGGCGACAAAAGCATCACCGATGATAAATTGAAGCAGGCAGCCAGCGACGTGAACCTCGATCGATTCGTGAAGAGCCTGCCGGACGGTTACAAGTTCAAGATTGGCGAACGTGGTGTTTCCCTGTCCGTAGGTCAGAAGCAATTGCTATCATTCGCGCGCGCGCTGGCACACGATCCCAGAATTCTAATCCTCGACGAAGCGACATCGTCAGTCGACACCGAGACAGAAATGCTAATTCAGCAGGCGCTCGACAGACTGATGGAGAATCGTACTTCGATCATAATCGCACACAGGCTATCGACAATCAAGAAAGTCGACAGAATTCTTGTCCTGCACAAGGGCTGCCTGAGGGAGTCGGGCACGCACGCTGAGTTGCTGGAGAATCGCGGCATATACTGGAAATTGTACCAATTGCAATACCAATTGCAAAACGGCATAGTCCCGACGGGCAGAGAAGCATGA